In Silene latifolia isolate original U9 population chromosome 6, ASM4854445v1, whole genome shotgun sequence, the genomic window GACCTCTCCGCAGGAGGAATAGCCAAGAAAACAGCTACCCTCTCAGAAGAATAAAGAATAGCGCTCACCAAAACATCCACTACAAAAGAAGGTATATCCTGTTAAATATTTCCTGCTTTCCTTTGAATTAACAGAATATGTGCAGGACAAACAAAACTTGTAGGGTACTTACCACCAATGCAtgcatcataattgagatacatcAGGTCGGGCCCGACCAAGTTGGCCCTGATACATATAGCCAGTCCACCCAGATGGGAGAATTTTCAGGAATCCATATGTCAGGATCAGCAGTAATGATCCCGTTATCCTTCAAAATTTTGTCAAACTCAGGTTTGAGACGATTGGGGAAAGAGTGTTGTTCGTCGGGAGCCTTTATCGGTTAAACTCAATTTTTTTTAGAAGATGGTGACTTTATCAACAGCTAGAGCAGGGGATGCATCTCTAAATGTGATGGGTTGATTTCCAGAAGATTCGGGCTTATTTTCAGGGTTTGTGATGAAAGGTGTGCCAGGAGCTACATCAACCCCGGATTTTCTTTTTACAGCCACAGTTAGATTTTATGGTAATTTCTGGGAAAATAGACGAAAGTTGAAGGTAAAGATCGAAGAAAAATTGGGAGAAATTTAGAAgaattgatcaagttttggtGGATAGTAAAGCCTGAAGTGAAGAAATTATTTATCGACGGTAAAGATTGGGATTTACTGCAACTAGTTGTTTTGTTAATGATAAAGCACGCTGAATCGTCTTGGAGAAGTTGTCCAAAGATGAAAAGAGAAGGTTATCTCCTTATTACTGGCCTGACCCAAcgataataaggagataaggggcaattgttgggcctggaATTTCGCACTACTGACAGGATAGAATTCTACCCTGGCCTGACGATCAGGGTAGGTCCGTCAGGGTAGTCCAAGTTTGTCACCAGTCGATGAGCCTCGACTCCCGCATCATCTTCAGGATCAAGTTCAACCCTGGCCTGAcaatcagggtgtcaggacgtcaagccATCAGGGTACAAGAAGACAAGCACCAGgccggagaggacaacggtcaagtgTAAGGTCAACAATTGACCAAGTCATGGATAATTATATATAAGATTTCTATAACATAAATATGGTCATTAAAGAGGAAGATTTGGTCATAAAGAAGGAGCATTAATAGGTATTAATGCGCAATAAAGACAGCAATCAAGATagcaattaaggaggaatattcagcattaagtacaaagatttCGCAGCCATTCAGCttggctatataaggagcatttgaTGATCATTTGGAAGGACAAGGCATACTCTAACATACACAACACAACTTATCCCATTGCAAGCAAGGCTattataatacttagagaaaataCTATACTTTGTGCTCGTGATATTATTATCCTCTAaaatcatagtgaaatcctctcctggcttggtgcccgtggttttttcccattcaagggttttccacgtacaaattactttgtcttattatttactttatttgcaCTAGTTTTATTATAATCAATCCTGCCTAGGTACAATTACGATAAATTGAAATAGGATAATACTAGTTAACCCCCATACTATTCTACCCTGGTCATATTTCCAGCCCTGCGCAAAATATGGACAAAACAATTACCAAGTTTGGTTTTCGCGGTAGTGAGAGTAAGAGTTTGGCATATAATGTTTGAGGACTTAATCATATTATTTAGATACTTGATCATTGGTGTTATATAGGGTAACCGTTTAATTTAAGTATGCATGCATGATGTGTGAGAGTAGTTGGTGAGATTTTGGCCTATTAGTGATAGTGTAGCTGTTGTTTGTAAAGTTGCTTCCTAATCGTCGAGTGAAGCGCCCACGGTGTACATCGTGACCTTGTGGTAGTGCCTAATTGACTGATGAAATAGGAAGGCTTAGATGCGAGTTCGAGAATGAGAACCTTCTGCctaggtgacactcgaccgagtgcaccacgcactcgatcgaatggccgcctactcggccgagtggtctcctacactcgaccgagtagccccaTAATCCGCCGAGTGCCCTCCTACACTCGACCAAGTGGTCTGCCTTGACCATTGTTTTGTCAATACTCGACCAAATATAGAGTATATACCCTTATTTTCGCGATTATATTAGTTGGTTTTTTTCAAATAAATATGTTGACCCTATACGAATGAGAccttgtgaattgtttacgtttgatcaTCTTGAGTGGCATGTTGCAATTAAATGTAAATCGTGATTTAACATGAGTAATTGGATGACAAATGAGGTGATAATCTTATTAGATATGTGTTAAACGACGtgattttgttttgttgtgtaaaagtaagatgagACATGCAAGTTATGTGTCGCATAGTGGTATTTGCACGATACTGATAGTGACCTTCTGTATAAGCGGAAGGGTGATGATGGATGAGAACGGATATGGAAGCATGTGTGTGATCACGTGGTGGATTTGACACATTATATGCATGGCATGATGTCCGAAAATGGGAATGTTGAACATTATTGAGTCACATTACAAGTAATTTTGCATTAATTGATTGTCCCATCGAGTCTGCATAATTGGTGTCTTGAATTGCATAGATGTGAATGTACGAGGATTGACGTGATATAGATATCTAATATTAATCGAGTTATACACTGTGATAGATACGTATGCTTATAACCAACTTAAGTTGTGAGTTAGATATGGGATTATAGATTGGAATCGTGGGTTAGACCTGGCGCTTAACCTTTGGGAGGCTCGGAGGGGTACCCGTAGAGAGACTTCTAGAGAGGGTTCTAGATTGGAATTATAGCAATGGCATAAGACGGTACGAGATTTGATAATGGATTTGCAATAGGTAAGAGAGTGGGTTGAACCTGAAACATAGTCACTTGTGGAATTTAGTAACGAGCGTATGAGACCGCAGTTTGAGGTTGATAGTCGAAATTCGGGACggagttctcttttagggggagtagatgtaataattcggaaatttaggaaagagaaagtacaaAATGTGAGGAAGTAGTGAGAGCGGAGTGGAGAACTTTGGGATGAGTGTGATGTTCAGAAAGAACGTATACGGTTGATAGACATGTGAGGTGCGAGAGAATGGTGGAGAGGAGAGGgtaaggtgaacttcggggacgaagttctttttaaggggggaagattgtaatactccgtattttataattatataataataatattatgttACATTTTATACGAATTGTGTTTGAGACggaataatgaaataataataataataataataataataataatattaataataatattaataataataataataataataataataataataataataataataataataataataataataataataataacaataataataataataataataataataataataataataataataataataataataataataataataatatgatataCTATACGTGTATTATATACCACACTCACCTCATATATACCCTACCTTATCCACCCCAACCTTATCCTATTGTAATCTCACAAAATCCACAAACATGAGAGatgagagaaagagaggaaaagaaagagaaaatggaGATTTCGTCCATCCGCCTCGAGTTCTTAAGGTAAGACAGTCTCACCAgcttatatattattttattcGACCCGCCTCGACCTTGACCACCTCGGGACTGACCTTGACCAACCTTTAGCCACTGTTGACCACCCATATTCGGGTTTGACCGAAATGATAAGGTGTTTGTGGTTCTTGTCTATACCGGTTCTAGGGCTGGGATTTCGACCCTTTTCGTGGCCTGACCTGAGGAAGGatttggtggtggttgttgggggtTGATAGGGGAGTGTGGTGGTGGCCGTAGGTGGTGGCATAGGTGGCTATAAGTGGCGAAAATAAGGGTAGAAAAGGGAGCACGGGTTCGTGGTTGTTGTATGTTGATGCTGTTTTGTGTCGTAGTGGCTGTTAGGCCGGTTGTCGTATGGGTAGCTGGCGTCGACAGGGGTTAGGGGCACCTGGGTGGCACCGGCCGTGGCTGGTATCGGCCGTGATGGTTGGTGGTGGACAAAAAGGGTAGGTtgtgagtgtgtgtgtgtgtgtgtgtgtgtgtatcgTGTGTTGGTGTTGTTGAGGCCgtgtggttgttattgttatggTGGTGGTTGATGCCGGCTATGGGAGCCACAGTGGCTGGCGGTGGTGGTGGCCCACAGTGGCGGCAGCCATGGTGGTGGTTTGGGTAGTCTTAAGATGGAATTTGAATAGCTTAAAACGAGTTTTGTTTAAttgaattatataattataatttagttagattagttaataattaaatatatttaattaattatttaggtgacggttttatgagacggtTTTGTGAGACGGCTTATGAGACGGACCTTGCTTGTGTCGAGTAGCTTAtggagatttgctaaaaggtaggtttatcctactcagtttcgatAATGTGTCTATTTGTTAAATGAGTTGCTTATCATTAAATGCATttaatgagtcggtaattggcatgttatacggTATCTTGCTTTTATTGTGTTTGTCATGTATATTAGAGGATATTGCGGTGTTGTTTGGTTACTTGTTCTATGGAGACGGAAGGCGATTGGgataccgtcttccgcttgagtcgcctaTTGGGTTTTCCCACCCCaataggaatgtgcacattaatgacttgagtttggagggacgcgtgtggtgaggcacgacgtctggcagaagACCCGAGTCGTTCTTGGGCCCGATACCACCGACGTGTTCGCAGTACCTTGTGTGATTCTGGTGTCGTGGACGTGTTCCTGGCACCAGTgattgtgggtacgtctgggcgtgtcccggtaccggtatggCGGACGGATAATTGtgtgtcattcatatcatggtcatATTGTTGACTCACGCACTTGAGTTGTGTCAGACTTTTTTTATCGTTACTGACGTTTATGTGTCTGTGtctttgtcacctatctcttttgggtggcctgtgtcgatccatatgatattttttggtcatatggggagcaggttaagtacaggtttgtTTGTTGACGCAATCAGGATTCGGGCCGCGCTACAgactttggagtcgagtacatagtcACTAGGTAGATGGCATAATCATggacgagttgtatttcatttattagtttacgtttgtaacaactaaacttgttatttatttaataaagtttcttaattttaattccgatttcacagcctcgagaaaccgagacggtaacactCGAATTATCTTGGCCAgataatcggggtgttacacCAGGGACCAGGGCAACACTGATCAGGGAGCAGGCAACAATCCCAGTCACACTACCCTATTAACAACCACTACTAGGCCTGCTTTGGGAGGTCACAAGTACCAGTTCAAGCTCAATCAGCAGCtgccaccttggccagctgaaaCCTTGATCAACTAAGTTCAGAAAAGTCCTAAGGAGCCAGGCCAAATTCACACTGCAATCAAAAGAAAATCAAACTGAAACTCAAGCTGTTGAaagggacataaagcataaagcacATTGCTATTTCTGGCTAAACAAAGAAGGAGTTGTTACTGGGATGCTTTTGCTTGTCTCTCCATATTTCAGATACCACCTAAGAGCCAAAGTCAGGGCCCCTACTACACCCATTCGTCCTTATACTCCCAGCCAAAGCAACACAGCAGCCAAGAAGCAGCATGTCACTATCAGTGCAGAATTTCTGTTGTTTTATTGCCGTATTCCTTTAAATCATTTTGTCATCATTGTAAAATATATCCAGCACTTTATTTATGTCCTAAGAATTAATCCTGGCCCTTGGATGAGATTTCTAGGTTAAAATTTGTAACAGATTTCCAAGAGGGAGGCCTATAAAAggaccaccccccccccccccagtgCATTGAAGCAGCTTTTGGATGAATATTaaacctgagttttctctcaatttTAAATCTCTATAACTTATGCTTAGTCTGTAGTTAAGATCTAGGTATGTTAACATCTTGTGCTTAGACTGTAGGTGTAAAACAAAGTCTGTTAGTGAGGTTCATTTAATCCTGTGCTCAGATTGTGGGTTGTTTGGTCTTGCTGTTAGCTTGAGTTGGTATTTATTTGTGCTTGGCTGTGATAATTTCCAATTTAAGTTGTCCAAATTGTTAGCTTgcttccctgtgagtattctatgagatttgagttgataattatatccattGGTCGTTGTTTAGTCTCAAACTTTGTCCCTGTGTCAAATTGTCTGAATCCTTCTGTCAGGCAACCTTATTTAACCGTCCAAAAATACTTAGAATGCGTCAAAATTCTTGAAATTTTAATCAGAGTTAGTTTAATCCTTCAACTAATTTTTCAACAAATTTCATGATTTTAGCAGTCCATTTGGTATTTTTAATCCAATTCTGAAAGTTCATTGCATCTTGAAAACACCAGAACAGTTACTCAAATTCAAAGTCTCGGTCTTTGTGTCAAGCCTGAGGTTTGACACTGCAATTTGGTAATCAGAGCAAGGCttaacacaattccacctttgtgttagtcttgggttgagagaaactgtgagttcattatccctacctacaacaaaaacacaaaaacaatcatgagtgaagagagacttgtTGGTATTGAAAACAGAATAGAAACCCTTGCAGAAAATGTGGACACACTACTCAATGCTTTTCATGTTGTGATTGAGAGATTTCCAAACCATGATCCATGAAGACAACCACCTCCCAGAGGAAGAGGTAGAGGCAGAGGCTTCTTTATGGGAGCAGGGAGAGGACAACCACCACTTGGGTATGAATCAGAATCTGAGGAGAGCATCAGAACACAAGAGGAGGTTCCTGAGCACACAGACAAGCATTtaaaggtagaaatccctgaATTTTCTGGTAGCCTAGATCCTGAGGATTTGTTAGAATGGATTAGGGATATTGAGAAAAATTTTAAGTATAAAGGTTACACTGATGTTAAGGCCTTTAAAGTTGCTGTCTTGAAACTAAAGGGATATGCTTCTCTTTGGTATGACAATCTGAAACACCAATGGATTAGAGAAGGAAAAGAACCACTTAGGTCTTGGTCTAAGCTTAAGAAAAAGATGTTGAGTAGATTTGTCACCAAGGATTACACTCAAGATCTCTTTATTAAACTGTCCAAACTTAGACAAGATGAGAGACCAGTTGAGACCTACCTGAGGGAGTTTGAGCAATTAACCTTCCAATGTGAGATTAATGAAAAACCTGAGCAAAGGATTGCTAGGTTTCTGGAGGGTCTTGATAAGAATATTGCTACAAAGGTTAGGATGCAACCCATGTGGTCTTATGATGATGTGGTTAACCTATCCTTGAGAGTTGAAAAAATGGGAAAGGCTAAGCCTGCAGTGTCTAAAACTACCACTAGACCTGCATTCAGACCATTTACTAGTGTCAGGATTGGTAGTACACCTAAACCAGCTACACCACCTACACTAGATAAAGGGAAAGCCCCCATGAACCAGAAAACCAACCCACCTATGACTGAGGGAAAGATCAAATGCTTTCAGTGTCAGGGATATGGCCACTTAaggaaggattgtccttctaaAAGGGCACTGACAGCAATGGAAGTAGAAGAGTGGGAAAGGGAAGGATTGGTTGAGTATGAGGGGGATGAGAGCCTGGTGCTGGAGGAAATAGAAGCTGAGGAGGAATCACGCCAAGATCAGGTTATAGCTCACCCTGACACTACATAGCTTGGTTTTATGGAGAGTTATGCATTCACAACAGGCACCCTTAGAAGCTGACCAGAGATACCTGATCTTCAGGAGTAGATGCATAGTTCAGGAAAGGTTTTATAACTtgatcatagatggggggagttgtaccaatgtggCTTCCATCACCATGGTCAACAAGCTGAATCTGGTGACTCGAGATTACCCAAATCCTTACAAACTCAGATGGTTAAACAAGGGAGCAGAGGTTAAGGTTGACAAACAATGTCTAGTTCCATTCTCTATTGGGAAAGTGTATAAGGATGAGGTACTGTGTGATGTTGTACCCATGGATGCTTGCCACCTGCTGTTATGGAGGCCATGGGAGTTTGACAGGAATACAACTCATCAGTGGAAGGAGAATGTTTACAGCTTCAAACATGAAGGTAAGAAGGACACCCTGACCCCCTTACCACCAAATCAAAGAAATTATGGGAGTCCAAACATGTCAGAAGAGATCAGGGGTGTGATGTTCTTGTCTGAGGCTGCCAGGATCTAGAAAATGAAACAGGAGCAACCTGTATTGATCCTGTTGTCCAAAGaagtgattgaaaaagagggttCATAGTTGCCTGTAGAAATTGAACCTTTGATCCATAAGTTCAGGGATGTGTTTCCAAAAGAACTACCTAGTGGACTGCCACCCTTGAGGGAAATTGAGCACCATATTGATCTTGTACCAGGTGATGTACTGCCTAACAGGCCTACTTACAGGAGTGATCCAATAGCCGCCAAGGAGTTATAATACCAAATTAAGAAGCTTATGAGAAAGGGCTTTGTCAGGGAATCTCTAagtccttgtgcagtccctgcATTGCTTGTTCCtaagaaagatggaacatggagAATGTGTACTGACAGTAGAGCCATTAACAATATTACTGTCAAGTATAGATTCCCAATTCCAAGGTTAGATGACATGCTTGATGAACTGAGTGGTGCCAGAGtttttttccaagattgatctcaggcaagggtaccatcaggtgagaaTCAGAGAGGGAGATGAATGGAAGACTGCCTTCAAGACAAAACATGGGTTATATGAGTGGCTTATGATGCCATTTGGCCTCTCAAATGCACCTAGCACCTTCATGAGGTAGATGACTGAGATGTTGAGGCCTTGCTTAAGCCAGTTTGCGGTGGTGTACTTTGATGATATACCGGTGTACAGCAGCAGCAGGGAAGATCATATCAGACATCTTGAAGTGGTCTTTAAGATTCTCAGGGAGCATAAGCTATTTGGCAAGCTAGAAAAGTGCACCTTCATGGTTGAAGAGGTGACCTTTCTAGGTTACATTGTATCTGGAAGGGGTATATCAGTGGACTAGAAGAAAATCTCAGCAATTCAGTCCTGGCCAGTCCCTAAAACAATCATTGAAGTTAGAGGATTCTATGGATTGGCTTCCTTTTACAGAAGGTTCATTAAAAACTTCAGCTCAGTTGTAGCACCAATCACTGAGTGCATGAAGAAGGGACAGTTTCAATGGACTGACATGCTCAGCAGTCCTTtgaaataattaagaagttaatgtGTGAAACCCATATCCTAAAGCTGCCAGATTTTGATCAGCTATTTGAAGTGaagtgtgatgccagtggagttGGCATTGGAGCAGTTTTAATTCAGACTCAGAAACCAGTAGCCTATTTCAGTGAGAAGCTAAATGGAGATAAATTGATATACTCTACCAATGATAAGGAGTTTTATGCTATCATCAGAGCCCTGATGCATTTAAATCATTATCTGAAGCCTAAACCATTTGTGTTGCATTCAGACCATGAGGCCCTGAAATATATCAATGGCCAACATAAATTGAGTCACAGGCATGCTAAGTGGGTGGAGTTCTTGCAGTCATTCACTTTTTCCAGCAAATACAAGGAGGGAAGgcaaaatgtagtggcagatgcatTGTCAAGGAGACACTCCTTACTGTCAGTCATGGGAAACAAAATCCTTGGGTTTGAAATTatgaaagagatgtacaaggaagaTCCTGATTTTTTAGAAGAATGGATAACTCAAACTGGGAGACAGAAGGTCCTAGGGAGCAAGTATCTCTTGCAGGAAGGATTCTTATTCCAGGACAACAAGTTGTGTCTGCCTAGAGGTTCTTACAAGGATCTAATGATAAGGGAAGTTCACTCAGGAGGCTTAGGAGGTCACTTTGGAGTCCAAAAGACATTGGACATCCTTCAGGATCAGTTCTATTGGCCTAGGTGATGACCGGTTCTAGTCGTCATTCCCGggtcaaaaacaatttataaattaCCCAATTAAGTAGCATAAtcggggtcgaatccacaaggatGGCGGGGTTGTATACTTAGTCGGTCCAAATCCTATTTTAGTCCACCAAAAGTAAGATTAATTAATTGTAAACTAAGATgtaaataagatataaaattaagctaAATGAAAATTGCTTCTAATCAAATGAATGAAAACTAAGGTCCTTGGGTTCACTTGGGTAAGTCTAGGAAGAGAAGATTGTTAATAAGAAATGGGTAATGATAAAGGCCTATGATAGATCCTAATTTCTTAGTCAATTAGAGCTAACCAACAAGCATTTACTTAGTAAGAAAAAAACTCGTCTCGACCATGCCATATAGGCCTTTCATTGTCTTTCGACCTaggatagactaaacatgataatgaaaGACTCAAACTCTCATTTAAGCAATCCATCAAACATTTCATAGGCATGAGAGTAAGGTTTTACACACAAGCTTACACCTAGTTGAGACAAACTCATCACAAACATGCATAAAGACTATCTAATAGCATAAGCACCAAGATGGATCAAATATGTCTAAGAAAGGCTCCAACTTTCATTTAAGCATCTCATTTAAACACTTCTAAAATCATCCaatagcacaatgcaccaagataagttaaacatgctaataaaagactcaaactttcgttTAAGCATTTCATCGAGCACTTCATATGCACAAGAGTAAGACCGATTAAttacccaattcaaaaggttaacaacccaatTTCAATCCCCTTAATCACCCAAGATCCCCCAtgaccttagataagactactcacaCATACCTATAAGAGAGAAATTGAAAGATAAAGAAACAAGCATGAATAACACAATAAACATGGTTACTAATTCAAACAATAATTTAAATGAAcaagaaatgtaaataaactaaaggaaATGAGATTaagaagagaaattataccaaaaGACAATAACTTTGATTGAATTATGGAAGGATTCTTCAATTCTCCACatacaacccaaaattactaaATGTATACTAAGGAGAAATGAAGAACTTGGATAAATTAAAGAGTAATTACATTAATTTTTagtaaagattacaacttggCTAGAAGAAAATTAAAAGAGGAGAATTATTCAAACTAGGGTTCTAAAAATATTTGAGAGAAAGATGAACTAACTAGTCTAATTTCTAAGGTAGAGTAAGATAATCTAAGGTGAGCTTCCTTTTTCTAATCTAATGTAGTCTTTATATACTACTTCTACTAATTACTACtactaattataataataatattataattataataataataataataataataataataataataataataataataataataataataataataataataataataataataataataataataataataataataataataataataataataataataataaacggaTGCTGAATGCCTGCGTCTCTCACGGTCAGTTCAGGGTTGGAAAAGCGTACCATTTTTTCAGGGATAAGGGCCGCTCCACGAGGTGGGTTGCTGCCCTCTCGGCCCCATGTGTCTTGCCCAAGCATCGTTTGTGCACCATTCAAGCTGGGC contains:
- the LOC141588025 gene encoding uncharacterized protein LOC141588025 — translated: MGAGRGQPPLGYESESEESIRTQEEVPEHTDKHLKVEIPEFSGSLDPEDLLEWIRDIEKNFKYKGYTDVKAFKVAVLKLKGYASLWYDNLKHQWIREGKEPLRSWSKLKKKMLSRFVTKDYTQDLFIKLSKLRQDERPVETYLREFEQLTFQCEINEKPEQRIARFLEGLDKNIATKVRMQPMWSYDDVVNLSLRVEKMGKAKPAVSKTTTRPAFRPFTSVRIGSTPKPATPPTLDKGKAPMNQKTNPPMTEGKIKCFQCQGYGHLRKDCPSKRALTAMEVEEWEREGLVEYEGDESLVLEEIEAEEESRQDQVIAHPDTT